From a single Miscanthus floridulus cultivar M001 chromosome 8, ASM1932011v1, whole genome shotgun sequence genomic region:
- the LOC136476501 gene encoding protein MICRORCHIDIA 1-like, whose translation MPLAMDGSGGGGGRALDCRSFWKAGAYEAPTAPTREFQDALEAGDFDRARVHPKFLHTNATSHKWAFGAIAELLDNAVDERSNGATFIKVDKSINLKDNSSMLVFQDDGGGMDPEGVRRCMSLGFSTKKSKTTIGQYGNGFKTSTMRLGADAIVFTRAIRGSNVTLSIGLLSYTFLRKTMKDDIVVPMLDFKIQDGDIVPLVYGSQGDWDSSLKIVLDWSPFSSKEELLQQFQDVGSHGTKVVVYNLWMNDDGLLELDFEDDDEDILLRDQSSASGGFTKSQKEIVKQHISHRLRFSLRAYTSILYLRKFDNFQIILRGKPVEQLFITDELKFKKVVTYKPQAAHDSHVALVKIDVGFAKEAPILGIFGMNVYHKDRLIMPFWKVLQEGSSRGRSVVGVLEANFIEPAHDKQDFERTPLFIRLEARLRQIIIDFWKERCHLIGYQPMDPQLRSQYKATLKDSGGPGTQVHHKASSARRTGGLSSNLLPETYDDITTVGLANNGSHLQSSGQAQENNMESEGLDEDLVEIGSSGVLDPNFIEKLSEENIALFSRREELRQRDTQLKQTIGDLEHELEETKKKCGQLAAQLKAWKNQQHLP comes from the exons ATGCCGCTGGCGAtggacggcagcggcggcggcggcggacgtgCCCTCGATTGCCGCAGCTTCTGGAAGGCCGGCGCGTACGAGGCCCCCACTGCGCCGACTAGAGAGTTCCAAG ATGCGCTGGAGGCGGGGGACTTCGACCGCGCGCGCGTGCACCCCAAGTTCCTCCACACCAACGCCACCTCCCACAAGTGGGCTTTCGGAG CTATAGCTGAACTTCTTGACAATGCGGTGGATGAG AGAAGCAATGGTGCCACGTTCATAAAAGTGGATAAAAGCATCAATTTGAAAGACAATAGTTCAATGCTAGTTTTCCAAG ATGATGGAGGCGGCATGGATCCTGAAGGTGTCCGTCGATGCATGAGTTTAGGATTCTCAACCAAGAAATCTAAGACCACTATTGGCCAGT ATGGAAATGGCTTTAAGACAAGCACAATGAGACTTGGTGCAGATGCAATTGTTTTTACTCGTGCAATCCGTGGAAG TAATGTTACATTGAGTATAGGTTTGCTCTCCTACACTTTTTTGAGGAAGACAATGAAGGATGACATAGTTGTCCCAATG CTTGATTTTAAGATCCAAGATGGGGACATTGTACCGTTGGTGTATGGTTCACAGGGTGATTGGGATAGTAGTCTGAAGATAGTACTTGATTGGTCCCCTTTTTCTTCGAAGGAAGAACTTCTGCAGCAG TTTCAGGATGTTGGTAGTCATGGAACTAAAGTGGTAGTGTACAATTTGTGGATGAATGATGATGGCCTTTTGGAACTTGActttgaggatgatgatgag GACATATTACTTAGAGATCAAAGTAGTGCAAGTGGGGGGTTCACAAAGAGTCAGAAAGAAATTGTTAAGCAACACATATCCCACAGACTCAGATTTTCATTGCGA GCTTATACCTCCATCCTTTACCTCAGGAAGTTCGATAATTTCCAAATTATATTAAGAGGAAAACCTGTTGAGCAGTTATTTATCACTGATGAACTAAAGTTTAAGAAAGTCGTTACTTACAAACCTCAAGCTGCACATGATTCCCATGTG GCCTTGGTAAAAATTGATGTTGGTTTTGCAAAGGAGGCCCCTATTTTGGGCATTTTTGGGATGAATGTCTACCACAAAGATCGTCTTATAATG CCTTTCTGGAAGGTCCTTCAAGAAGGATCTAGCAGAGGGAGAAGTGTGGTTG GTGTACTTGAAGCAAATTTTATTGAACCAGCACATGACAAACAAGATTTTGAGAGGACACCATTGTTTATTCGGCTAGAAGCAAGACTTAGACAAATTATTATTGATTTCTG GAAAGAAAGGTGCCATTTGATTGGTTACCAGCCAATGGATCCACAATTAAGATCCCAGTATAAGGCCACCCTCAAAGATTCGGGTGGTCCTGGAACTCAAGTTCACCATAAAGCTTCCAGTGCCCGAAGGACTGGAGGGCTGTCGTCAAACTTGCTACCAGAGACATACGATGACATAACAACTGTTGGGTTAGCAAATAATG GTTCTCATTTGCAATCGTCTGGCCAAGCACAAGAGAACAATATGGAGTCAGAAGGTTTGGATGAG GATCTGGTGGAGATTGGCTCCTCTGGTGTTCTAGATCCTAATTTTATTGAGAAGCTGAGTGAAGAAAACATTGCTCTGTTTTCAAG
- the LOC136472268 gene encoding aquaporin NIP3-2-like gives MDYSVSIPSAAASMLMDKENTSDDKISIFIPHRSPSNKILPLGFQQNEASDDPPPVSAKSMTLALIKKVVAEFLGTFLLIFTVLSAIIMNEAHGGALGLLGVAATAGTAVVVIVSSIFHVSGGQLNPAVSVTMAVFGHLPPAHLVPYVVAQLLGSTAASFVAKALYDPVNLGATVSTVPRIGAFEAFWVEFITTFVLLFVITALSTDPRALKELVAVGAGAAVMMSALISAESTGASMNPARTLGTAIATGTYTKIWVYIVAPPLGGIAGSGAYHALK, from the exons ATGGACTACTCAGTGAGCATCCCTTCAGCAGCAGCTTCCATGCTGATGGACAAGGAGAACACGAGCGATGACAAGATATCAATCTTCATCCCCCACAGGTCTCCTTCCAACAAGATCCTGCCACTAGGGTTTCAACAAAACGAGGCATCCGATGATCCACCTCCAGTCTCCGCCAAGAGCATGACACTTGCACTCATCAAGAAG GTGGTAGCAGAGTTCCTGGGGACATTCCTGCTCATCTTCACCGTGCTATCAGCGATCATCATGAATGAGGCGCACGGCGGTGCGCTGGGCCTGCTCGGCGTGGCGGCGACCGCGGGGACGGCTGTGGTcgtcatcgtctcctccatttTCCACGTGTCTGGAGGCCAGCTCAACCCGGCGGTCAGCGTCACCATGGCTGTGTTTGGCCACCTCCCACCAGCTCACCTCGTGCCCTACGTCGTCGCTCAGCTCCTCGGATCCACGGCGGCCTCGTTCGTGGCCAAGGCGCTCTATGATCCGGTGAACCTAGGCGCTACTGTCTCCACGGTGCCTAGAATCGGCGCCTTTGAGGCGTTTTGGGTCGAGTTCATCACCACCTTCGTCCTCCTCTTCGTCATCACCGCTCTTTCCACCGATCCCAGAGCA CTAAAAGAACTGGTGGCAGTGGGAGCTGGGGCGGCAGTGATGATGAGCGCTCTCATCTCCGC GGAGTCGACCGGAGCGTCGATGAATCCGGCGAGAACGCTAGGAACGGCGATCGCCACAGGGACGTACACCAAGATCTGGGTCTACATAGTTGCTCCTCCGCTGGGCGGCATTGCTGGATCTGGAGCTTACCATGCGCTCAAGTGA
- the LOC136472267 gene encoding tyrosine--tRNA ligase 1, cytoplasmic-like yields the protein MDSTPAAEAAPGASSSSSAAAVAAAAAEDLAGGVAAMTLDERFDLLRGIGEECIQEDELRRLLEKKPVPICYDGFEPSGRMHIAQGTVKTINVNKMIRAGCKVKIWIADWFAQLNNKMGGDLKKIQTVGRYMIEIWKAAGMNLDGVEFLWSSEEINNRAHEYWPIVMDIARKNNVKRITRCCQIMGRSEQDDLTAAQIFYPCMQCADIFFLKADICQLGMDQRKVNMLAREYCDDIKRKNKPIILSHHMLPGFKEGQEKMSKSDPSSAIFMEDDEAQVNVKIKQAFCPPKIVEGNPCLEYIKYIVFPWFGRFEVIRKESNGGNKTFTSMDELISDYETGALHPADVKPALAKAINEILQPVRDHFNNNNEAKVLLNTVKKYRVTN from the exons ATGGACTCCACGCCGGCAGCCGAGGCGGCTCCTGgcgcctcctcttcctcttccgccgccgccgtcgctgccGCGGCCGCCGAGGATCTGGCAGGGGGCGTGGCGGCGATGACCCTGGATGAACGGTTCGATCTGCTGCGGGGGATCGGGGAGGAATGCATCCAGGAGGACGAGCTCAGACGCTTGCTTGAGAAGAAGCCCGTCCCCATCTGCTACGACGGCTTCGAGCCCTCCGGACGCATGCACATCGCTCAG GGCACTGTGAAAACCATCAACGTCAACAAGATGATCAGGGCCGGGTGCAAGGTGAAAATTTGGATCGCTGACTGGTTCGCGCAGCTCAACAACAAGATGGGAGGTGACCTCAAGAAAATCCAGACGGTCGGGCGCTACATGATCGAGATTTGGAAGGCGGCGGGGATGAACCTCGACGGGGTGGAGTTCCTGTGGTCCTCCGAGGAGATCAACAACCGCGCGCATGAGTACTGGCCGATTGTGATGGACATTGCCCGGAAAAACAACGTCAAAAGGATAACGAG ATGCTGCCAAATTATGGGCAGAAGTGAGCAAGACGACTTGACTGCTGCCCAGATTTTCTACCCTTGCATGCAATGTGCTGATATATTTTTCTTGAAG GCTGACATATGCCAGTTGGGGATGGACCAAAGGAAGGTCAATATGCTAGCTAGGGAGTACTGCGATGACATCAAAAGGAAGAACAAACCAATTATTCTTTCACATC ATATGCTCCCTGGTTTTAAAGAAGGCCAGGAGAAAATGTCAAAGAGTGATCCATCCTCAGCTATCTTTATGGAAGATGATGAG GCCCAAGTTAATGTGAAGATAAAGCAAGCTTTTTGCCCTCCCAAAATTGTTGAGGGGAATCCTTGTTTGGAGTACATTAAATACATTGTTTTCCCTTGGTTTGGAAGGTTTGAGGTCATCCGTAAGGAAAGCAATGGTGGTAACAA GACATTTACAAGCATGGATGAACTAATTTCTGATTACGAGACTGGTGCTTTGCATCCTGCCGATGTCAAACCTGCACTGGCAAAGGCAATAAATGAAATTTTGCAG CCTGTTCGTGATCACTTCAACAACAACAATGAAGCCAAAGTTCTACTTAACACCGTCAAG AAGTACAGAGTAACCAATTGA